Proteins from one Podospora pseudoanserina strain CBS 124.78 chromosome 1, whole genome shotgun sequence genomic window:
- a CDS encoding hypothetical protein (EggNog:ENOG503PDK7; COG:B; antiSMASH:Cluster_1), whose protein sequence is MYQLRPLLLFSLGVLVTAVRGDNSEDSKNAIPEVNFDLEGEHAGELPSPWEGPSHCVSGDHCLYFNPEGNDHNGQVLITTPNYAYFTATFPKITSETQISPDSFHLAPIPGKGNGFVAGRLIKKGEVIMQRQPSFLVHADAHIDMKPEVQEKIYQIALSKLSKDAQEKFLSQFGDGVRAKIDKNSFRIVIDPSGDKESGHLGVFVDVSGFNHDCRPNVHYRITNTTHTTVAVRDIHPGDELTISYIYGIARRSTRQKELQDWGFECTCSQCTLNSLETAASDARVKEIKRLEEEIEDKMSRRGEDIKPEMGGKLVDMYLEEKLFAYLAPTYVRAALIYSMFGNEAKAKEYAEEAVDALTREYGTHAKDIQSMRELAADVKGHWSWGIKVVSEEKEQKTWKLGQGKGKKNETGEAGAKKERKIREKIGKKAGKTVKEAKAKKDEL, encoded by the exons ATGTATCAACTCCGACCTCTTCTCCTATTCTCTCTTGGTGTCCTTGTGACAGCCGTACGGGGAGACAATTCAGAGGATTCCAAGAATGCGATTCCAGAAGTCAACTTTGACCTAGAGGGGGAACACGCTGGTGAACTCCCCTCACCATGGGAAGGCCCCTCTCACTGTGTCTCTGGGGACCATTGCCTCTACTTCAACCCAGAAGGCAACGATCACAACGGCCAGGTCCTCATCACAACGCCAAATTATGCCTACTTCACAGCAACGTTCCCCAAGATCACTTCCGAAACCCAAATCTCACCTGATTCCTTCCACCTGGCTCCCATCCCAGGAAAAGGGAATGGATTCGTGGCAGGCCGGCTGATCAAAAAGGGCGAGGTGATCATGCAACGGCAGCCCTCTTTCTTGGTGCATGCCGACGCGCATATCGACATGAAGCCCGAGGTGCAGGAGAAGATCTACCAGATTGCACTGTCAAAGCTGTCCAAGGACGCCCAGGAAAAGTTCTTGTCGCAGTTCGGCGATGGTGTCAGGGCCAAGATCGATAAGAACAGCTTCCGGATCGTGATTGATCCATCCGGTGATAAGGAGAGCGGGCACTTGGGTGTGTTTGTGGATGTTAGTGGGTTCAACCATGATTGCAGGCCAAA CGTTCATTAccgcatcaccaacaccactcaCACCACCGTTGCCGTTCGGGACATCCACCCTGGAGACGAGCTGACTATCAGCTACATTTACGGCATCGCTCGCAGGTCCACCCGCCAAAAGGAGCTGCAAGACTGGGGCTTCGAGTGCACTTGCTCTCAATGCACCCTCAACAGCCTTGAAACCGCCGCCTCCGACGCCAGAGTCAAGGAGATCAAACGTCTTGAGGAGGAAATTGAGGACAAGATGTCCAGAAGAGGGGAAGATATCAAGCCTGAGATGGGAGGAAAGTTGGTGGACATGTATCTTGAGGAAAAGCTCTTTGCCTATCTGGCACCGACATACGTGAGAGCTGCGCTGATTTACAGCATGTTTGGGAACGAGGCGAAAGCAAAGGAATATGCCGAGGAAGCTGTAGATGCATTGACAAGAGAGTATGGAACCCATGCAAAGGATATCCAGAGTATGCGGGAACTTGCAGCCGACGTCAAAGGGcattggagttgggggatcAAGGTTGTGAGTGAGGAGAAGGAACAAAAGACGTGGAAGTTGGGgcaagggaagggaaagaagaatgAGACGGGTGAAGCCggcgccaagaaggagagaaagatCAGAGAGAAGATTGGGAAGAAGGCTGGAAAGACAGTTAAGGAGGcaaaggcgaagaaggatgaACTGTAG
- a CDS encoding hypothetical protein (antiSMASH:Cluster_1), with translation MLFHENDQSWVVGLETSTIAHGKYLTMYIEEIKMTHPKNSTDQYTNELWISMLEESTFEKDEIDADECYDSSQTGANRTGGDLSEDIGTPL, from the exons ATGTTGTTTCATGAGAACGACCAAAGCTGGGTTGTGGGACTGGAGACCTCGACAATTGCTCACGGTAAATACTTGACCATGTATATAGAG GAGATCAAAATGACCCACCCGAAGAACAGCACCGATCAATACACCAACGAACTTTGGATATCAATGTTGGAGGAAAGCACTTTCGAAAAAGATGAGATAGACGCAGACGAGTGCTATGACAGCAGCCAAACTGGGGCGAATAGAACAGGGGGAGATCTGTCAGAAGATATCGGCACCCCCCTATAA